AtcaggaaaataaataaatgaattattattattattattattattattattattattatttctataTAAAAAGAGGTTGCACACAATTTTTTGATTTAAGTATTTAGTCGATTAGAAATAAACCCGACAgtcgaaaacaaaacaaatactccTATTAATTACAGCCACTTTATTTATTAATCATAATTGCCAAGCTCACCAACTTTGCCATTTCTGCATCTCCATATCTAACTCAATTCACACCAagaattgatattttttagtcTTGATAGTGACACGTCGAATACTCCCTCCCTCTCGTGTCAAACTATTGCTTAATCTAATCATGAATTCCACCACTAGTATCTCACTTAGGACATCCAcggggcgccctaaagcccgtcctatgcaccgccacgtcagcattttatcctcctactcttctacctgcagtggggcgtcctataggttttactattgttttgttaattaatttaaatgttttcgaatccattttatagcgtaatttgagagttgaaaagtgaatcgaaaagttataaatgaaatatgaggatgggatatatataaacaaaattttcgaattaaaaaaaaaatttaaaacgcattgcatcgtccgcgtcgcccacagtgggcggacgatgccctatcgtccgcggactaagcttagggcgtggacgacgcatcgtccgtcgtccgtgcacccacagtggcggacatcgggcgcgctatcgtccgctgCATCGTGGATGCTATTATCTCACTCCAACCACCACCATAAACAAACCCAAATTGCAAAAAAAGAGTCTTTATTATTAGGGCTCTCTTCTTGAATGCTACTTCAGATGTCTGATCTTCCCACATTCAATGTTAATTTTGCTACTATTCATTAAATGCTCCATCAACTCTTGAAATTAGGTATTCCTACGCATTAGGGAaagctaagagcatccacaatggcggcaagcggaccggctagccgattcccggagctggccggtccgctcgccgaaccattgcagccggccgAACGCCGATTCtcgagcgctggccgatgcgctcgccgatcggctggccgattttttaattttttttatttaattttcgaaacactatatatacgagatttgcacgtcattttcattcgcaccacttgttttaacgagttttctctctatcttaatttctgtacaagagcaacaacacGAAATGAGTAGCGCGGGTGGTattagtggtggtagtggtggggatgctgaggagtacgaacggcgaatgaacgaagagttggaggcctatacgtcccgtgAGATAAACCGGCTGATACAAAGTGCCTtacagccggcggtacctcgacccgttgtccaccgccgagcagtgattgagtgggatcacgtagctgcacatcagcggctatatgaagactacttccCACCGGAGCCACGGTTCAACggcaaccttttcaggcggcgttttaggatgagcagggccctgtttatgcgtattgttgacgctttggagcgtcgatatatgtgtttccgcttcaggcacgatgcggctggcagacccggccacacacctattcaaaagtgcactgcgacaatcaggcagttggcctacggaggcgcggtaGACATGTGGGAcaagtacctccacatcggtgacacgactgcccttgaatgtatgaagtatttctgtcagggcgtggttgaaatattccgtgatcaataccttcgaagccctacccccgaagattgccaggAGCTGATggagatgcacggggagaagcatgggttcccgggtatgttaggcagcatagattgtatgcattgggagtggaagaactgccccactGCCTgaaaagggttctacacgaccggctacaagggaaagaatcccacgatgatcctcgaggccgtagctgattaccggttgtggatttgacatgaatattttggggtagccgggtcgaacaacgacctcagcgtcctcaactcgtcgccccatttcaacgagcagtgccacggcatcggtccgaccatcagttttatcgccaacgggaaccagcatgatatgggctactacttggcgaatgggatataccctaggtggcccatatttgtgaagacgatcatgtgcgcatcagatgagaggaaggcctactttgcggaacggcaggagtcggcgcacaaggacgtggagcgcgcatttggtgtgctccagtctcgatgggcggcaattaggtgtccaacgcgtttgtggcatgtcgactgcattgctgatataatgtacgcctgtattatcatgcacaacatgattgtcgaagatgaaggtgtacaactgactagttgggccaacgacgataatgaagccggtccaagccacgacgtggccgcccccaacgtacgaagtggggtacctcacgatgaagtcggccgcctccaagcacatgccgacgtgcgccaagtggaagctcatattcgactccaaaaggatataattgaagagttgtgggcgcggaggactgcacgacgttagttttttttttaaattatgtaatttcttttaatgtacctttttttaatttaaataaaattattgcattttcccgtatctgtgtcgtaagttgaattccgtattttgtgtgattgttatttttataattttgtttattgtggctagcctatggctaggctattgcttgtccacatcgaaagtggaatataaaatattcaaggatgtctctataaaagagaaacaaccaagaatgagtttgtcccacatcgaaagtggaacataaaacattcaaggatgtctctataaaagataaacaaccaagaatgagtttgtcccacatcgaaagtggaacataaatattcaaggatgtctctataaaagagaaacaagcaagaatgagtttcataaaaaaacattaaataaaaaaaataaaaaaaccgctggacgatgcgctcggcgatccggaCCCTGAGCGGATCCCCGAGCGCCaaacgattttttttttcggaaAACCGCTAGGCGGTCGCAATGGTTCGCTGAGCGCACAGCCTAGCGCCGtggctcggctaggcggtgcgctaggcgccattgtggatgctctaaaagacTTATCTTTGTTGTTGATTTTATGGTAGGACCCCACATCTCCAAACTTGGCACTAGAATAACCCTTAAAAACACCGTTTGATTTAAGAATTTTGCAGATAGTATTTCACAAAtatatattggaaatatacagTACATAGGTGGTTGTCTATATAAGTGCTGGGAATGAAGGTAGgtgaaaaaatttaattttagtattACTACGTCCTCCCCTTTCTTGACTGTCTtcagtgtgtgtgttttgggtTTTCTTGCTAGTACAGTTTGTGGGTGTTGTAGCACTGTTTCAAAGTTCCAATCTTGGTAAGAATTAGTGTGTGGAGATGAGTTATCTTGGTGTGGGTGTGAGTCCTGGTAATGTTCCGGTTTTCCACGGCAGCAATCTGAGGGTGTTGGACAAGAGAGTGAGGCTTGCAGAGCTGATTCTGAGGTGTCTGATCTGCGCTCTAGCTGTGGTTTCTGCTGTTCTAATTGGGACTGACACTCAGGTTAAGGAGTTCTTCACTATCAAGAAAAGGGCCAAATTTACAGACATGAAAGCACTTGTGTAAGAGAGATCTTGAGATTGTTATCCACTGATTGATTTTAGAGGCTGGCTTCATCTCATGTGTTTACTAATTTGCGGTGATTTGCAGTTTCTTGGTGGTGGCAGATGGGATTGCGGCGGCTTACTCTTTTTTCCAGCTTGTGAGGTGTGGTGTGAGTATGGTTAGAGGGAGTGTGCTCTTCAACAAGCCCTTGGCTTGGGCCATTTTCTCTGGGGATCAGGTATTCACTTTTCTTACTTCATTTTTATGCAGATTTGTTTCTGTTTCCTCATATGATGATGTTGTTAATTCAAGTATCTAGCTGAAATTCAGCTGCTGAATTAGCTCATTACTGTCTGTTTGTCTTGTTCAAGTTTAGTTTGGCTTGGGAAGAGGGAAAGGATAGggattatataattttttattttgtttagtttttttatctttcttttcaTGTTTGGATCTTCTTTTTTTAGTTCATCTATAAGCTTGTCTAATTAATAGAAGATCCCATTTGTGGTAGTTTTCTGAGATCCATTCTTGTTGAGATGACAAAAAAGGCAAATTTGTATCCTCTAGTTTTTAAGAAGTCCAATTTTTAAGTTAAAAAAAGCTAAGTTTGAGATAAAGCTTGAACATTATTGGTTGGATTTAAGAATTGCTAAACCAGAAGCTTAACAAATACTACTAGTCAATATTTAACAGTTTAGAATTTGGAGCAAGTTTGTTGGGAAGCAGAGTGAAAATGCAAGAGATTTTTGGGTGAGGATAAAATCCTCTGAATTAGCATTTTGCACTTGTTAGCACACACCATGACTACTAGCCATCCCACTCGTTAGGCAGTGGTGCTTGCCTGATTAACGAACACGACACTTATATAAATGTGGTGTGATTTTTTGGGAGTGAAGTAGGAACATTGGTAGTACGAATTAGCATTTCGCACTTGTTAGCACACATCACGACTACGAGCTACCCCAGTCGTTAGGAATTGGTGCTAGTGAATTTTTGGGAGGGAAGTAGGAACATTGGTAGTATGCGTTGGCTTTGGTTGTAACGTGAGTGATTTGATTCGTCAGGTATTGGCGTACTTGAGCATGGCTGCAGTGGCGGCCTCTGTTCAATCAGCGGTGTTCTCCAAATACGGGCAGACAGAGCTGGAGTGGATGAAGACATGCACAATGTTTGGGAAGTTCTGCAACCAAATCGGAGAAGGCGTGGCCACCTCAATAGTGATGACCCTCTCCACGCTCATCCTCTCGGCTATCTCGGCTTTCAGCCTCTTTCGACTGTATGGAGACAAAGGGAAGGAAAGTGGGAGATGGTAGAACCACTTTGACATCAACATGTCTCTTTGTTTTCTCTCTGAAAACAAGTGAATTAGTGTAGGATTGTTGTTCAGTGTAATCTCTATATCTGTGCTTTGGTTTGTAGTATAATAATTACaatgtttgttttgtattttgtgaAGCTTTTCGTTACCAAAGATTATCTATTGTATTCTATTATACTCCTACCTTTttcatattattaaattatttattcacaaaaattaaatttatgaacACATTAGAACCAAAAGAACATCCAATGCCTTAATTAGTACTTCTTCCTCGGTCCCAAGGTAATTGAGTCGTTACTTTTTCTCACCCGTTTTGCAAATTTGATGGAGAAATAAATAGTTAATGTGGTTAGATAATAATATACTAGATCGGGCAtagcaaaattaataaaagccCAGCCTAGCCTAGCCCGCCTCACACATGGGCTTGGTCCGGGCCGGGCCTCATCAGGCGGGTCTGGACCAGGCCAGCCCACTTGACAACTCTATTTAAGACCACTTAATTGCTTTTTTCCCATATACAAATAAAGGCATGGGCAAAAGGGGAAATTATAATATCCGCTTTCGGCCTTTTCCAGAAGAAAAAATAGTTTTTATGATGAATATatctaattaattataatactgAAAATGCAAATAGTAATAATTTGGATGAGAAAAAGGTAGTAATAAGTTTTTCCATACAAGCAAAAATAGGAAATTATCATTTAAATCTTATCTTTTAATTAACTTCTACTTAATGATATAATAATACTttgaagagaaaaggaaaaggtAGTAATAGTTTTTCttacaaaaaaaaggaaaatgtccTTTGAATTTCAACTTGTGGTTGACTTATAATAGTATAACGGAATCTTGCAACAGTTTTAGAAGATTTTTTAATGTTAATGAACTTCTTTTGCCGGATAAGTCATATAttcttaaaatattaaaaataattatgatgATAACGCTATATGTGAAAATATTGTATGAAAATTAGTTTGGACATTAATTACAATTTCCATCCTACTCCTAGGTGACATTTACAcgttaaaaaatattttcttagaAATTAAAATCACCAAAATAGTTAATTTAACAAGAAaatctttcttttttctatAATGAAATCACAACGTATCTTCGAAACATGAAAATTTTGTATAATGCTATTAACTTCTATATGCATGTGACGTCTACATATATATCTTTTCACATTAACTACAAAAGACCTATTTATTGATaaacaaaaaagaagaaaattattCTACATAAGGCAAAGGTCTCATTTCAACATCTCTTCCCTtgcaaaaaaatcaaatcttgttAACATGGTAATCCTCAAACCCCAATTCCATGTTTGTGAAGATTTATTGATTGCAAATTGTAATGGAATTGAAGTATTCTTGCTTGTTAATTGAGAGAATTTCTTCTCATCATACTAAAAAATCTGATTTCTTTTTGCAAAATGGATTATGAAGTTCTTGTGTTGAGAATTGGAATGGTTTTTGTTAgttgtgtttgttttgttttgtaatGAAAGTAGAGTTTGTTGTAGACGGTGTCGAAGAGGGTAGCGGAGAAGAAGGTGGCGAAGTTCGAGAAGAACATAAGCAGAAGAGGAGGGGCTTCCAACAAGACCGCCTTGGAGCCGTCTCACATTGTTCTTATTCTCTTCGTCGTCTTGGCTGTCGCCTCCTGTAAGCTTCCCTGCTTTTCTATTCAttattcttcatttatttcTATATATCACTGATTAATTAGTTTTATTTGTTGATGTAATTTGCAGTTATCTTCCAAGTGGTGAGAATGGCAATGAATGGTGGAAATCCAGAGCAAGACTCTTGATGTTGATGAAACCCTCTTTGAACTCATAATCTCACTTTTTGTTTGTATTGAGCTACAAATTGGAGCAATAAAATGCTTCTGATTTAAACTAACCATTTATTATCCTTGTTGTTATTTTCATGGAAGAATGCAGATTTGAGTGATTATGATTTCATTATGTTTAGTGTTGTTTTCATTAACACCATGCCTTTCTGGTGTGGTTAAGAGAGTGATTCATGTACAGTTAGTTAGATGAATTAAGAGCTTCTTTCAGAAATTCTACATCTTGACTAAATAATAGATAATGGAAAAACTTGATTAAATGAAACAAAATTAAGTATAACATAATTTCATTAAGAATTATAGGAGAGATTTAACATGAAGCATCCCTGATTTGGAGTACTAATAAATTTTGTCTACTAACAAAAGCATAATGTAATACTATGCCATTGGCTTTGAAGCTATTTTCTCATGTAGGAAACCTATTTTCTCATAACAATGGAAGCTGAGCTTGACTTGCAAAACCTCAAAAAAGCTCTACCAAAACTGGGACTTATTTATGCCTCAGATTAACAAGACTTGAATATGGACAAAGTGATCGATACATGAGGGCGGATATATCATACTTTGCCTAAGATCATCACACACAAATGTTTCAAGAACTTGTGACAGCAGATGAGTTGTATAAGAGGCAATCTCGATTCTCAACTAGTTGGAGAATCAGAATAGTCTACTGTGTTGCATT
This DNA window, taken from Salvia splendens isolate huo1 chromosome 18, SspV2, whole genome shotgun sequence, encodes the following:
- the LOC121777953 gene encoding CASP-like protein 2B1, which produces MSYLGVGVSPGNVPVFHGSNLRVLDKRVRLAELILRCLICALAVVSAVLIGTDTQVKEFFTIKKRAKFTDMKALVFLVVADGIAAAYSFFQLVRCGVSMVRGSVLFNKPLAWAIFSGDQVLAYLSMAAVAASVQSAVFSKYGQTELEWMKTCTMFGKFCNQIGEGVATSIVMTLSTLILSAISAFSLFRLYGDKGKESGRW